A part of Caldisericaceae bacterium genomic DNA contains:
- a CDS encoding iron-sulfur cluster assembly scaffold protein, whose translation MYPKIVIEHFMKPKNVGRIKEPTSIGRAQTEEGAYVIFYFKVQDGQISDIKYQVDGCPYAIACASIFSESAIGKDVKDFRNFNIGYFEHFFQIPQDKVNCILLVVNAINDALNKIFSH comes from the coding sequence ATGTATCCAAAAATTGTTATAGAACATTTTATGAAACCAAAAAACGTAGGGAGAATTAAAGAACCTACTTCAATTGGGAGAGCACAAACTGAGGAAGGAGCTTATGTAATCTTCTATTTTAAAGTTCAAGATGGTCAAATCTCTGATATTAAATACCAAGTTGATGGTTGTCCTTATGCAATAGCGTGTGCTTCTATATTCTCCGAATCAGCAATCGGAAAGGATGTAAAAGACTTTAGAAATTTCAACATCGGCTATTTTGAGCATTTCTTTCAAATTCCACAAGATAAAGTGAACTGCATTTTACTTGTTGTAAATGCAATTAATGATGCATTAAACAAAATCTTTAGTCATTGA
- the recR gene encoding recombination mediator RecR, producing the protein MELTEKLKNLIEEIGKLPSIGPKTAERIALYIISIDEKQIKQLIDTIEISRSNLHLCPVCFNLTDKDICEICSNPSRDHSTVCVVEEITDLLAIEKTNAFKGVYHVLHGSLDPVNHKNPEDLYIKELFERIRSSDLKEVILATNPDFAGEITATFLAKSIRNFNPKLKISRIAVGLPKEAEIGLADSITLSTAIKERKEYKHEGG; encoded by the coding sequence ATGGAATTAACTGAGAAACTAAAAAATTTAATTGAAGAAATTGGGAAACTTCCTTCAATTGGTCCTAAGACAGCCGAGAGGATTGCATTGTATATTATTTCTATTGATGAGAAACAAATTAAACAACTTATTGATACTATTGAAATTTCACGAAGCAATTTACATCTTTGCCCAGTGTGTTTTAATCTTACTGATAAAGATATATGCGAAATCTGTTCAAATCCTTCAAGAGATCATAGTACAGTTTGTGTGGTAGAAGAGATAACTGATTTACTTGCAATTGAAAAAACAAACGCCTTTAAAGGAGTGTATCACGTGTTACACGGAAGTTTGGACCCAGTAAATCACAAAAATCCTGAAGATCTTTATATAAAAGAATTATTTGAAAGGATAAGAAGTAGTGATTTGAAGGAAGTAATTCTTGCAACGAATCCGGACTTTGCTGGCGAAATTACAGCAACATTCCTTGCAAAGTCAATAAGAAATTTTAATCCCAAATTGAAGATTTCAAGAATTGCTGTTGGTTTACCAAAAGAGGCAGAAATTGGTTTAGCCGATAGTATTACTCTCTCAACAGCCATTAAAGAAAGAAAAGAATATAAACACGAAGGAGGTTAA
- a CDS encoding ComEA family DNA-binding protein, which produces MEELDIKKVVIITILLIFIAFGSGILVGKAIYSKPQEIQISTEEQNTQEVLPKKIKVYVAGEVKKPDVYELEEGSIVKDAILLAGGATENANLLAINLAKRVNDEDQIIVPTKSLDINDLTSEIAIASSTKSATGKININTASKTELMELPGIGETKAQAIIDFRTKNGPFKNPHDIVNVSGIGEKTYENIKDLITT; this is translated from the coding sequence ATGGAAGAATTAGACATAAAAAAGGTAGTTATTATTACAATTCTTTTAATTTTCATTGCTTTTGGAAGTGGCATTTTAGTTGGAAAGGCTATTTACAGCAAGCCACAAGAGATTCAGATTAGCACAGAGGAACAAAACACCCAAGAAGTGCTACCAAAGAAGATAAAAGTATACGTAGCAGGAGAAGTTAAAAAACCAGACGTATATGAACTTGAAGAAGGTTCAATTGTTAAAGACGCAATTTTATTAGCAGGAGGAGCAACTGAAAATGCGAATCTATTAGCAATTAACCTTGCAAAAAGGGTTAATGATGAAGATCAAATCATTGTTCCTACTAAAAGTTTAGATATTAACGATTTAACATCTGAAATAGCCATAGCTTCTTCAACTAAGTCGGCAACAGGGAAAATCAATATAAATACGGCGAGTAAAACTGAATTAATGGAACTCCCTGGCATTGGAGAAACTAAAGCTCAGGCGATTATTGATTTTAGAACAAAGAATGGACCATTTAAAAACCCTCATGATATTGTAAATGTATCCGGTATAGGCGAAAAAACTTACGAAAACATAAAAGATCTAATTACCACCTAA
- a CDS encoding competence protein ComEC family protein yields the protein MLAFLVICAVANSNLLAISLVLKNLFLTGLSILIFTLILTITKKKYLLGLILFSLVAFVTSFKYYSLVLNPLNENYLGKDIKIIGKVIDYCDLKGDKYYFHVQTITPNSNILAIYARSYPPAYGEIIQLNGRIFESKVNAFTLKDRYIISVDKFDTLKSNFFFRELNNLRLLIIKRTRILLKSEAGELLLSSLIGVNALENETKTFFNYTGTAHIFAISGLHIGTLFTFFVLLFKKFSKYSQILSLFLVSLFVIFIGIKFSAIRSFVMLSVVVLSYYLGRGKTLLNSLFVSIALIFAIFPDSLLSISFYLSCTAMLAISLSEKLFTKSNLINSFTTSFFVNIFEIPIIAYFFNVVSITSFVVNLVVIPYIAFILPIGLFFVIISLFSKKLGVILSYVVNFLYSILIKLVEIVSKIPHGFARLKINTFAFILLIILVLAIYFSVSNRKRLLTAAIGIAYLFVLFSGNFLTGVYSCNVRNVGAIYVRNNKANLLFIVKPTPYNIEYYDFSNFFSKNAISYVDKLFIIYPLDIKSGADLVNSIKRNNIKIEKIFATKDIDKEYLAINFPNYTIINSLEYKIQEFEIVYKNNSFEIKFANIVND from the coding sequence ATGCTTGCATTTTTAGTAATATGTGCAGTTGCTAATTCAAATTTGCTTGCTATTTCTTTAGTTTTAAAGAATTTATTTTTGACTGGATTGTCAATTTTAATCTTTACTTTAATACTTACCATAACTAAGAAAAAATACCTTTTGGGACTAATTTTATTTTCATTGGTTGCTTTTGTAACATCTTTCAAATATTACTCATTAGTCCTCAATCCATTAAATGAAAACTACTTAGGAAAAGACATTAAAATCATAGGAAAAGTAATTGACTATTGTGATTTAAAGGGCGATAAGTACTACTTCCACGTTCAAACGATTACACCTAATTCGAACATCTTAGCTATCTACGCAAGATCCTACCCTCCTGCATATGGCGAAATAATTCAACTCAATGGGAGGATTTTTGAATCTAAAGTAAATGCTTTTACCTTAAAAGATAGGTATATAATTTCCGTGGATAAATTTGATACTCTTAAATCCAATTTCTTTTTTAGAGAGCTTAATAACTTAAGACTTCTAATTATCAAAAGAACAAGGATTCTATTAAAAAGTGAGGCAGGTGAACTATTACTTTCATCACTAATTGGAGTAAATGCTCTTGAAAATGAAACTAAAACTTTTTTCAACTATACTGGCACAGCGCATATTTTCGCAATATCAGGACTACATATTGGAACCCTTTTTACGTTCTTTGTGCTTTTATTCAAAAAATTTTCAAAATACAGTCAAATACTTTCGCTTTTTCTTGTCTCTCTTTTTGTTATTTTTATTGGCATAAAATTCTCTGCAATTAGGTCTTTTGTTATGCTATCTGTAGTTGTTCTGTCTTACTATCTTGGTAGAGGTAAAACACTTTTAAATTCTCTTTTCGTATCCATAGCCTTAATTTTTGCTATTTTTCCTGATAGTTTACTTTCAATTTCCTTTTATTTATCATGCACAGCAATGTTAGCAATTTCATTAAGTGAAAAACTATTCACGAAGAGTAACCTTATTAATAGTTTCACAACATCCTTCTTTGTAAACATTTTTGAAATACCAATTATTGCATATTTTTTTAATGTGGTTTCGATAACATCTTTCGTAGTAAATCTTGTTGTCATTCCATACATTGCTTTTATACTTCCTATAGGATTGTTTTTTGTTATAATAAGTTTATTCTCAAAAAAACTCGGAGTTATACTCTCGTATGTTGTAAACTTTCTCTATTCAATTCTTATTAAACTTGTAGAGATAGTTTCAAAAATACCACATGGTTTTGCACGTTTAAAAATTAATACTTTTGCATTCATATTATTAATCATCTTAGTTCTAGCTATTTATTTTTCTGTATCTAATAGAAAACGTTTACTCACAGCAGCAATAGGTATAGCCTACTTATTTGTGCTATTTTCAGGTAATTTTTTAACAGGCGTTTACTCTTGTAATGTTAGAAATGTTGGCGCTATCTATGTTCGTAATAATAAGGCTAATTTACTTTTTATAGTCAAACCCACGCCTTACAATATAGAATACTACGATTTCTCAAATTTTTTCAGCAAAAACGCAATTTCATATGTTGATAAGTTGTTTATTATATACCCTCTTGACATTAAAAGTGGAGCAGATTTAGTTAATTCAATTAAAAGAAACAATATTAAAATAGAAAAAATATTTGCAACTAAAGACATTGACAAAGAATATTTAGCAATAAATTTTCCAAATTATACAATAATAAACTCCCTTGAATACAAAATTCAAGAGTTTGAAATTGTCTACAAAAATAACTCCTTTGAAATAAAATTTGCAAATATCGTCAATGACTAA
- a CDS encoding amidohydrolase family protein: protein MYKIHAKKLFTGENIIEDATILFDEEKIVHIGDDINEPVKETYNTYFLMPPLIDLGSGIGLKEESLGRIEGDDLNEATSPVYPELLALDGINPYDEAFDKAISGGTLISLVLPGNSNPIGGRGALIYNYGKQVLDMTMKSPFGIKFSINTEPKSTYAPKNKTPSTRMGIAYLIRNTLYKAKEYLKEHKEQNLTYESLLDLLNRKDTAFFASFRADDIATSIRISEEFNLKSVILYGVQANLVKELLKEKDIPVVYGPLMFPRWSIELKGLSSTVPIELVKEGILVALTSGHPLFPAKYLRLNVGLFIKEGLNVAEALQAVTLNPAKIIGEENLGKIQVNGVPNLVAYDNEPYDTVAKTNFVFLKGKRIQ, encoded by the coding sequence ATGTATAAGATCCATGCAAAAAAGTTATTTACAGGTGAAAATATCATTGAAGATGCAACTATCCTTTTTGATGAAGAAAAAATCGTTCATATTGGTGATGATATAAACGAACCTGTAAAAGAAACTTACAATACGTATTTTTTAATGCCTCCCCTTATCGATCTTGGTTCAGGTATTGGATTAAAAGAAGAATCACTTGGCAGAATTGAAGGTGATGACTTAAACGAGGCAACTTCGCCAGTATACCCTGAACTTTTAGCATTAGATGGAATAAACCCCTATGATGAAGCCTTTGATAAGGCAATATCAGGCGGAACTTTAATTAGTTTAGTTTTACCTGGAAATTCTAACCCAATTGGAGGCAGAGGAGCTCTTATTTATAACTATGGCAAACAAGTACTCGATATGACTATGAAGTCTCCGTTTGGAATTAAGTTTTCGATAAATACTGAACCGAAATCAACCTATGCCCCTAAAAATAAAACACCTTCAACTAGGATGGGTATTGCATATCTTATAAGAAACACCTTATATAAAGCAAAAGAATATCTAAAGGAACACAAGGAGCAAAACTTAACTTATGAATCTCTTTTAGATCTTTTGAATAGAAAAGATACAGCTTTCTTCGCAAGCTTTAGAGCTGATGATATTGCAACCTCAATAAGAATAAGTGAGGAGTTTAATTTAAAAAGTGTTATCCTATATGGAGTTCAGGCAAACTTAGTAAAAGAACTTTTAAAAGAAAAGGATATACCAGTCGTATATGGTCCCCTTATGTTCCCACGTTGGTCAATAGAACTAAAAGGATTATCTTCAACTGTCCCCATAGAACTTGTTAAGGAAGGTATTTTGGTTGCTTTGACTTCTGGTCATCCACTATTCCCAGCAAAATATCTTAGACTGAATGTAGGATTATTCATAAAGGAAGGCCTAAATGTTGCTGAAGCACTCCAAGCGGTAACTCTAAATCCTGCAAAAATCATTGGAGAAGAAAATTTAGGTAAAATACAAGTTAACGGAGTTCCAAATTTAGTTGCTTATGATAATGAACCTTATGATACAGTAGCAAAAACTAATTTCGTATTTCTAAAAGGTAAAAGAATCCAATAA
- a CDS encoding amidohydrolase, which produces MLLLKNAKIFTISNGTLERGNILIEGKRIKDVSAEPIQVDENVKVIDLNGKMVFPSFIDAHTHLGTFSLEGTEMDEDGNEMTNSATPGLRAIDSINPFDPAFKEAFESGFMIVFTGSGSGNVIGGLSVIMKTYGNLVDKMIIRNPAGLKCAFGENPKRVYTSKNQIPTTRMGTAKVFRETLFKAKNYYEKKKSGEKVDFDLDMESLYLVFDHQIPLRIHAHRADDIVTAIRIAKHEFGLDVVIEHGTDSARIKDFLARENVPVIVGPILDVSPKVETKSNSFKNPKELVEAGVRVALMTDHPVVSIGYARIQAGLVAYEGNLGFDETLKLITINPAKILNIEEDYGSIEKGKIANLIIFNENPFSVLSKADTIIFEGDVVFEGGKHV; this is translated from the coding sequence GTGTTACTTTTAAAGAATGCTAAAATTTTTACCATTTCAAATGGAACTTTAGAAAGAGGCAATATCTTAATTGAAGGTAAAAGAATTAAAGATGTTAGTGCTGAACCCATCCAAGTTGACGAAAACGTTAAGGTAATTGACCTTAATGGTAAAATGGTTTTTCCGTCATTTATCGACGCTCACACACACCTTGGCACTTTTTCTTTGGAAGGAACTGAAATGGATGAAGATGGAAATGAAATGACTAACTCTGCTACTCCTGGCTTAAGAGCTATTGATTCTATAAATCCTTTTGATCCTGCCTTTAAAGAAGCATTTGAATCTGGATTTATGATTGTTTTTACAGGAAGTGGTTCTGGAAACGTTATAGGTGGATTAAGTGTTATTATGAAAACATACGGAAATTTGGTTGACAAAATGATCATTAGGAATCCAGCAGGTTTAAAATGCGCCTTCGGAGAAAACCCCAAAAGAGTTTATACTTCAAAAAATCAAATTCCTACTACGAGAATGGGCACAGCAAAAGTTTTCAGAGAAACTCTCTTTAAAGCTAAAAATTATTACGAAAAGAAAAAAAGCGGTGAAAAGGTTGATTTTGATTTAGATATGGAAAGTCTTTACCTTGTTTTTGATCATCAAATTCCTTTAAGAATCCACGCCCATAGAGCAGATGACATTGTGACAGCTATAAGAATTGCTAAGCACGAGTTTGGTCTTGATGTTGTAATTGAACATGGAACAGACTCAGCAAGAATAAAAGATTTTCTTGCTAGGGAAAATGTGCCTGTTATAGTTGGTCCTATTTTGGATGTTTCTCCTAAAGTTGAAACTAAATCAAATTCATTTAAAAACCCTAAAGAATTAGTAGAAGCAGGAGTAAGAGTTGCACTAATGACTGACCACCCCGTTGTTTCAATTGGATACGCAAGAATCCAAGCTGGTTTAGTTGCATACGAGGGAAACCTTGGTTTTGATGAGACATTGAAACTCATTACAATAAACCCAGCAAAAATACTAAATATTGAAGAGGATTACGGAAGTATTGAGAAAGGAAAAATCGCTAATTTAATAATTTTCAACGAAAACCCCTTCTCTGTTCTTAGTAAAGCAGACACGATTATCTTTGAGGGGGATGTTGTTTTTGAAGGAGGAAAACATGTATAA
- the eno gene encoding phosphopyruvate hydratase, whose amino-acid sequence MSEIISLKAREILDSRGNPTLETEVYLESGVMGVAQVPSGKSTGKFEALELRDGDKTRFNGKGVLNAAKNVNEVIAEEIVGLDALDQYLIDTTMIELDGTPNKSRLGANAILSVSLAVARAQANELGIPLFQYIGGINAQVLPVPQFNIINGGEHADSGLDIQEFLILPVGFSSVKEAIRAGAEVYRTLEAILKKFGFSVSVGDEGGFAPKVKNTEEALDLIVSAITSAGYVAGKDILLGIDTASSTFYKDGYYHFEGKELKSSEMVDFYENLIKKFPIISIEDGLAEEDWDGWIELNKRLGSKIQLTGDDLYVTNKERLLKGIELKASNSILIKLNQIGTLTETLEVMRLANSNGFNATVSHRSGETVDTFISHLAVALNVGQIKSGAPTRIERIEKYNELIRIEELLGNAARFAGIKPFEKLLKL is encoded by the coding sequence ATGAGTGAAATCATTTCATTAAAGGCAAGAGAAATTTTAGATTCAAGAGGTAACCCAACACTAGAAACAGAAGTTTACCTTGAAAGTGGTGTTATGGGTGTAGCGCAAGTCCCGTCAGGAAAATCTACAGGGAAGTTTGAAGCTTTAGAACTAAGAGATGGCGATAAAACTAGATTTAACGGCAAGGGTGTTTTAAATGCAGCTAAAAATGTAAACGAAGTAATCGCAGAAGAAATTGTTGGACTTGATGCATTAGATCAGTACCTTATTGATACGACTATGATTGAGTTAGACGGAACTCCTAATAAATCGAGGTTAGGTGCAAACGCAATTTTGAGTGTATCGCTTGCTGTTGCAAGAGCACAAGCTAATGAACTTGGCATACCTCTTTTCCAATACATAGGAGGAATAAATGCACAAGTATTACCTGTTCCACAGTTTAATATCATAAATGGTGGTGAGCATGCAGATTCTGGCCTTGACATTCAAGAATTTTTAATTTTGCCAGTCGGTTTTTCTTCAGTCAAAGAAGCGATTAGGGCAGGGGCAGAAGTTTACAGAACTCTTGAGGCAATACTTAAAAAATTTGGTTTTTCAGTAAGCGTCGGTGATGAGGGTGGTTTTGCTCCTAAAGTTAAAAACACTGAAGAAGCCTTAGATTTAATTGTGAGCGCAATTACAAGTGCAGGCTATGTTGCAGGAAAAGATATTCTACTTGGTATAGATACAGCGTCCTCAACATTCTATAAGGACGGATACTACCACTTTGAAGGAAAAGAACTAAAAAGTAGTGAAATGGTTGATTTCTATGAAAATCTTATAAAAAAATTTCCTATTATTTCAATTGAAGATGGTTTAGCAGAAGAAGATTGGGACGGATGGATTGAACTTAATAAAAGATTAGGGAGTAAAATCCAACTCACTGGCGATGACCTCTACGTAACAAACAAAGAAAGACTTTTAAAAGGGATTGAACTAAAAGCCTCAAATTCAATACTTATTAAGCTCAACCAAATTGGCACTTTAACAGAGACTCTTGAAGTGATGAGATTAGCAAATTCAAACGGGTTTAATGCAACTGTCTCTCATAGATCTGGAGAAACTGTAGATACTTTCATCTCCCATTTGGCTGTTGCATTAAATGTAGGGCAGATTAAATCTGGAGCACCAACAAGAATAGAAAGAATCGAAAAATATAATGAGTTAATTAGAATTGAAGAATTACTTGGTAATGCCGCAAGATTTGCAGGCATCAAGCCCTTTGAAAAACTCCTTAAATTATAA
- the dnaX gene encoding DNA polymerase III subunit gamma/tau, producing the protein MEYISLYRKYRPQSFEEVIWQTSIVKILREELKQKKISHAYIFAGPKGTGKTTLARIFAKGLNCVNGPTDTPCLRCVNCQSIANGTSLDVIEIDAASNRGIDEIRDLKEKVQYVPVSSRYKVYIIDEAHMLTTQAFNALLKTIEEPPKNVVFILATTEPDKIPQTVTSRCEIFYFKPIPVNKIAEKIKEVVQLEGGTVNDQAASLLARLSYGSLRNALSLVEQVITVSKEITEEIVRNFLDVPDDQLVLEFLEAILKGDRKAVFEKIKKNEENGINPKFFLNSLIDFIDDLISLKIGDYESLKEKRDENTFLKMKEVLKSTSLKKLINISKTILDTFNQIKFIQNSNFVILINILDFIGELPQDDELKNEPIQTKGISEETINLVSQDFEEPKKEVDINRFKAVWQLIVSEVKKKEVAISVILTKLEPVSFKEGVLEILLDKPFYFELLNKKENKDLVEEAIKKVTLVDVKVVYIKPEEERKLTKEERIKELENKKEIKEILELFEGTITDVREEKNEKPK; encoded by the coding sequence TGAAGAGTTAAAACAAAAAAAGATTTCACATGCTTATATTTTTGCAGGACCAAAAGGAACAGGCAAAACTACTCTTGCAAGAATTTTCGCTAAAGGACTTAATTGTGTCAATGGCCCTACAGATACACCCTGTTTGAGGTGCGTTAATTGTCAATCTATAGCAAATGGCACTAGCCTTGATGTTATAGAAATTGATGCGGCATCTAACAGAGGAATTGATGAGATAAGAGATTTAAAAGAAAAAGTCCAATATGTTCCTGTTTCTTCTCGCTATAAAGTATACATTATTGACGAAGCACACATGCTTACAACGCAAGCTTTTAATGCTTTACTTAAAACCATAGAAGAGCCTCCTAAAAATGTTGTTTTTATTTTGGCAACAACTGAACCAGATAAAATTCCTCAAACAGTAACCTCAAGATGTGAAATTTTTTATTTTAAGCCAATTCCTGTAAACAAAATCGCAGAAAAAATTAAAGAGGTAGTTCAATTAGAAGGTGGAACCGTTAATGACCAAGCTGCTTCTCTTCTTGCAAGACTCTCATATGGATCTCTAAGAAATGCACTGAGTTTAGTAGAACAAGTTATTACCGTTTCAAAAGAGATAACAGAAGAAATAGTTAGAAACTTTTTAGATGTTCCTGATGACCAACTTGTTTTAGAGTTTTTAGAGGCAATATTAAAAGGTGATAGAAAAGCAGTTTTTGAAAAAATTAAAAAGAACGAAGAAAATGGTATAAATCCAAAATTTTTCCTTAACAGCTTGATTGATTTTATCGACGACTTGATTTCTTTGAAAATTGGAGACTATGAAAGCCTAAAAGAAAAGCGCGATGAAAACACCTTCTTAAAAATGAAAGAGGTGCTAAAAAGCACTAGTTTAAAGAAGTTAATTAACATCTCTAAAACAATTCTTGATACGTTTAACCAAATCAAATTCATACAAAACTCAAATTTCGTTATACTCATAAATATTCTTGATTTTATAGGTGAACTACCTCAAGATGATGAGTTAAAAAATGAACCAATTCAAACAAAAGGTATTAGTGAAGAAACTATTAATTTAGTTTCGCAAGATTTTGAAGAACCCAAAAAAGAGGTAGATATAAACCGATTTAAAGCCGTTTGGCAACTAATTGTTTCTGAAGTTAAAAAGAAAGAAGTTGCAATATCTGTGATTTTAACAAAACTCGAACCAGTTTCCTTTAAAGAAGGTGTTTTGGAGATTTTACTTGATAAGCCGTTTTATTTTGAACTACTGAATAAAAAAGAAAATAAAGATTTAGTTGAAGAAGCAATTAAAAAAGTTACTTTAGTAGATGTTAAGGTAGTTTACATAAAGCCTGAGGAAGAAAGAAAACTTACCAAAGAAGAAAGAATCAAAGAATTAGAAAATAAAAAAGAAATTAAAGAAATATTAGAGCTTTTTGAAGGCACTATAACAGATGTAAGGGAGGAAAAAAATGAGAAACCTAAATGA
- a CDS encoding methylglyoxal synthase yields the protein MNNERNASFKKKRIALVAHDSEKKDLIEWVEFNWGTISTCELVCTGTTGRLVEEALKKKGVSPNIIKLKSGPLGGDVQLSALIVEGKVDYLIFFWDPMEPQPHDVDVKALLRIATLYNLPTATNRATADFLISSPLFNSNYKPITKDYKSYIERKIKD from the coding sequence ATGAATAATGAAAGAAATGCAAGTTTTAAAAAGAAAAGGATTGCTCTTGTTGCACACGATAGCGAAAAGAAAGATCTTATTGAGTGGGTTGAATTTAATTGGGGAACAATCTCTACTTGTGAGCTTGTTTGCACAGGTACAACAGGACGGCTTGTTGAAGAGGCGTTGAAAAAGAAGGGAGTTAGCCCTAATATAATAAAACTTAAATCAGGGCCTCTTGGCGGTGACGTACAGCTATCGGCATTAATTGTGGAAGGTAAAGTTGATTACCTAATTTTCTTCTGGGATCCAATGGAGCCACAACCTCATGATGTCGATGTTAAAGCTCTCTTAAGAATTGCTACTCTTTATAATTTGCCCACAGCAACCAATAGAGCTACAGCTGACTTTTTAATTTCTTCTCCACTTTTTAACTCGAACTATAAACCAATAACAAAGGATTACAAAAGTTATATTGAAAGGAAGATAAAGGATTAA
- a CDS encoding YbaB/EbfC family nucleoid-associated protein yields the protein MRNLNDLLRQAQDLQKKLEKINEELEQIEIEGSAQNIVKAVVNGKLEIISITFTSDIKEIDSETLADLITVAVKDAQNKAKVVAQEKFATLGAFSGFLPNFPNGIN from the coding sequence ATGAGAAACCTAAATGATCTTTTAAGACAAGCACAAGATTTACAAAAAAAACTTGAAAAAATAAACGAAGAGTTGGAACAAATAGAAATTGAAGGTTCGGCTCAAAATATTGTTAAAGCAGTTGTAAACGGAAAGCTTGAAATTATCTCAATAACCTTTACCTCTGATATTAAGGAAATTGATAGTGAAACTCTTGCAGACCTTATAACTGTAGCCGTTAAAGATGCTCAAAATAAAGCAAAAGTTGTTGCGCAAGAAAAATTTGCAACTCTTGGTGCATTTTCTGGATTCTTACCGAACTTTCCAAATGGAATTAACTGA